A genomic segment from Salvia splendens isolate huo1 chromosome 13, SspV2, whole genome shotgun sequence encodes:
- the LOC121763012 gene encoding GTP cyclohydrolase 1-like — translation MGAIDGVNARGCVELGFEEEPEILAIEEAVRVLLQGVCDDSNREGVRKTPLRVAKALREGTRGYKQKVKDIVSGALFPEAGLENRAGHAGGTGGLVVVRDLDLFSRCESCLLPFQIKCHVGYVPSGHRVVGLSKLSRVAEVFAKRLQDPQRLANEICEALQHGFGPTGVAVVLQCSHINFPSSESALSDPNHKGWVKMLAKSGTGVFHDDMTDVWTDFLSLLRFRGINVEDAHSSGSDNKSWCPSHACSKTVVPDSAMLCSVASILCSLGEDVPLRKELQETPARFVKWLMSFKDSRLDLKLNGFIQNKRDFRCNSEHLRCELNLSFWSQCEHHLLPFHGIVHVGYYSSNELNPVQRSVLQSIVHFHGFKLQVQERLTRQIAETVSSFLGEDVMVVVEASHTCMISRGIEKCGSSTATVAVLGRFSMDASARGKFLEIIPDTGTGEG, via the exons ATGGGCGCTATAGATGGAGTGAATGCTAGGGGTTGTGTTGAGCTAGGGTTTGAGGAAGAGCCTGAGATTTTGGCAATTGAAGAAGCCGTGAGAGTTTTGTTGCAGGGCGTGTGTGATGATTCAAATCGTGAAGGTGTGAGGAAAACTCCTCTGCGCGTGGCTAAGGCTCTCAGGGAAGGGACTCGAG GTTATAAGCAAAAGGTGAAGGACATTGTGAGTGGCGCGTTATTTCCTGAAGCCGGGTTGGAAAATAGGGCCGGTCATGCTGGTGGAACGGGTGGGCTTGTAGTAGTTCGAGATCTTGATCTCTTCTCACGTTGTGAGTCTTGCTTGCTTCCATTTCAGATCAAGTGTCATGTAGGCTATGTCCCATCTGGTCATAGAGTCGTAGGCCTTAGCAAGCTGTCTCGAGTTGCTGAAGTCTTTGCTAAACGCCTTCAAGATCCACAGCGATTAGCCAACGAGATTTGTGAGGCATTGCAGCATGGCTTCGGACCAACGGGAGTCGCTGTTGTCCTCCAATGTTCCCACATCAATTTTCCCAGTTCTGAGTCAGCCCTGTCCGATCCAAACCACAAGGGGTGGGTTAAAATGTTGGCCAAGTCGGGCACAGGAGTCTTTCACGATGATATGACGGATGTTTGGACTGATTTCCTCAGTCTTCTGAGATTCCGAGGGATAAACGTTGAGGATGCTCATTCAAGTGGATCAGACAACAAATCTTGGTGCCCGTCTCATGCTTGTTCCAAGACGGTGGTGCCTGATTCAGCAATGCTTTGTTCAGTAGCTTCGATTCTTTGTTCACTGGGCGAGGACGTCCCTCTAAGGAAAGAACTTCAAGAAACTCCTGCTCGCTTTGTCAAGTGGCTGATGAGCTTCAAAGATTCTCGTTTGGACTTGAAACTGAATGGATTCATCCAAAACAAGAGGGACTTCAGGTGCAACAGCGAGCACCTCCGTTGTGAGCTGAATCTCTCATTCTGGTCACAGTGTGAGCACCATCTGCTTCCCTTCCATGGCATTGTGCACGTAGGTTATTACAGCTCGAACGAGCTCAACCCTGTCCAGAGATCTGTCCTGCAATCGATAGTACATTTCCACGGGTTCAAGCTTCAGGTGCAGGAGAGGCTAACGAGGCAGATAGCAGAAACAGTTTCTTCGTTCTTGGGGGAAGATGTGATGGTAGTCGTGGAAGCTAGTCATACTTGTATGATTTCTCGAGGGATCGAGAAGTGTGGAAGCAGCACTGCCACCGTTGCTGTTCTTGGTCGATTCTCCATGGATGCCTCAGCAAGAGGCAAGTTTCTGGAGATCATCCCCGACACCGGGACTGGTGAAGGTTGA
- the LOC121763020 gene encoding chloroplast envelope quinone oxidoreductase homolog: MAGKLMRAVQYNGYGGGTAALKQVEVPVPSRPSKGEVVLKVEATALNPFDWKIQKGVLRPFMPKKFPFIPANDVAGEVVEVGPGVENFKPGDKVIAGLNVGMGGGLAEYCVAKADVTVLRPAEVSAAEGACLPAAGTTAHGILIAAGLKFDGSGPQKNILITAASGGVGHLAVQLAKLANAHVTATCGARNLDFVRSLGADEVLDYKTPEGAALKSPSGKKYDAVIQCAPPVPWSVFEPNLSRTGKVLDLSPGASAMWTFAVKKITMSKKKLVPFFASVKGENLVFLAELVKQGRLKVVIDCKHPLSDAGAAWAKCIEGHATGKIVVEP, from the exons ATGGCGGGAAAGCTCATGCGCGCGGTCCAGTACAACGGTTACGGCGGCGGAACTGCTGCTTTGAAG CAAGTTGAAGTTCCAGTTCCTAGCCGCCCGAGTAAGGGTGAAGTCGTGCTGAAGGTGGAAGCCACAGCATTAAATCCATTTGATTGGAAAATTCAGAAAGGCGTGCTTCGTCCCTTTATGCCTAAGAAGTTTCCTTTTATTCCTG CTAACGATGTAGCTGGAGAAGTTGTGGAGGTCGGCCCCGGAGTAGAAAACTTCAAACCTGGTGATAAAGTCATCGCTGGCTTGAATGTCGGT ATGGGAGGTGGTTTAGCAGAATATTGTGTGGCTAAGGCGGATGTAACAGTTCTTAGGCCTGCCGAAGTATCAGCTGCTGAAGGAGCATGCCTCCCTGCTGCCGGCACGACTGCACACGGGATCCTCATAGCGGCAGGGCTCAAGTTCGACGGCAGTGGCCCCCAGAAGAATATCCTCATCACTGCCGCCTCCGGTGGCGTCGGCCACTTGGCTGTCCAGCTGGCGAAACTGGCGAACGCGCACGTCACCGCCACGTGCGGAGCCCGCAACCTCGACTTTGTGAGGAGCCTCGGGGCGGACGAGGTGCTCGACTACAAGACCCCAGAGGGTGCTGCCCTCAAGAGCCCGTCGGGCAAGAAGTACGACGCTGTGATTCAATGCGCGCCTCCCGTCCCCTGGTCGGTGTTTGAGCCGAACCTGAGCCGGACCGGGAAGGTTCTCGACCTCTCGCCTGGGGCGAGCGCCATGTGGACCTTTGCCGTGAAGAAGATCACGATGTCGAAGAAAAAACTTGTGCCATTCTTCGCTTCCGTCAAGGGGGAGAACTTGGTGTTCCTCGCGGAGTTAGTAAAGCAGGGGAGGCTGAAGGTGGTGATCGACTGCAAGCACCCATTGAGCGACGCTGGAGCTGCCTGGGCGAAGTGCATCGAAGGCCACGCTACTGGAAAGATCGTCGTCGAGCCGTAG